A single region of the Halopiger xanaduensis SH-6 genome encodes:
- a CDS encoding ATP-binding protein, with translation MGVPGPAPDVTLEDVRRVVAESEHPGAPVAAGEVAERLGCSTRAARTKLSELIERNELRTKRIDGTRVWWRPATQPVDERGDRSERTTRDESPEPNETDRQPNADRSLAERILETVPIGIGVVAADGTVVRGNERLFDRLPCPNGDCESDGVDAWTLYDADGEPIPNDERPWARVFDAGEPVTDYECQVEFADGERRWRSITAAPIAGDDGDEFVLLSIDDVADRKERERQLRREYDQTEKLLETAPIAIAVQNADRETIRANQRAQEAFGLSEQEFRDNPVDTGEWRIYDEDGELLDSSETTSGRVLATGEPVLDEELVFEPPNGERLYFRVNSAPIFGPDGEIERIVTAAKDVTELKARERQLEQRKAELETELSEILGRVSDAFYALDEEWRYTHLNEQAAAILDRSREELLGRPVWETIPDAVESFFREQYQRAMETQEPVSFEIEAATFDAWLEFAVYPSESGLSVYFRDITERKRYEQQLEASNERLEQFAYAASHDLQEPLRMVTSYLQLLENRYGDELDDDAEEFIEFAVDGAERMREMIDGLLEYSRVETQGDPFEPVDLNAVLADVREDLRVRIEESDADIAVEDLPTVEGDASQLRQVFQNLLTNAVQYSGDGPPQVRVSAERAGDMWDVSVRDEGVGIDPDDQDRIFEVFQRLHGREEHPGTGIGLSLCRRIVERHGGDIRVDSEPGEGTTFSFTLPAVGTAADGD, from the coding sequence ATGGGAGTTCCCGGTCCGGCGCCGGACGTGACGCTCGAGGACGTCCGGCGCGTCGTCGCCGAGTCGGAGCACCCCGGCGCGCCGGTCGCGGCCGGGGAAGTCGCCGAGCGACTCGGGTGTAGCACTCGTGCGGCGCGGACCAAACTGAGCGAACTGATCGAACGAAACGAACTTCGAACGAAGCGGATCGACGGGACGCGCGTCTGGTGGCGGCCGGCGACTCAGCCGGTCGACGAGCGGGGCGACCGAAGCGAGCGGACGACGCGGGACGAGTCGCCGGAACCGAACGAGACCGACCGGCAGCCGAACGCCGACCGGTCGCTCGCCGAACGCATCCTCGAGACGGTGCCGATCGGGATCGGCGTCGTCGCGGCCGACGGAACGGTCGTGCGGGGGAACGAACGCCTGTTCGATCGGCTCCCGTGCCCGAACGGCGACTGCGAATCCGACGGCGTCGACGCCTGGACGCTCTACGACGCCGACGGCGAACCGATTCCGAACGACGAACGGCCGTGGGCGCGGGTCTTCGACGCCGGCGAACCCGTCACCGACTACGAGTGTCAGGTCGAATTCGCGGACGGCGAGCGCCGCTGGCGGTCGATTACCGCCGCGCCGATCGCGGGCGACGACGGGGACGAGTTCGTCCTGCTCTCGATCGACGACGTCGCCGACCGCAAGGAGCGCGAACGGCAGCTCCGCCGGGAGTACGATCAGACCGAGAAACTGCTCGAGACGGCGCCGATCGCGATCGCCGTCCAGAACGCCGACCGGGAGACGATTCGGGCGAACCAGCGCGCACAGGAGGCGTTCGGCCTCTCCGAGCAGGAGTTTCGCGACAACCCCGTCGACACCGGCGAGTGGAGGATCTACGACGAGGACGGGGAGCTGCTCGACTCGAGCGAGACGACCTCAGGCCGCGTGCTGGCGACGGGCGAACCGGTCCTGGACGAGGAACTCGTCTTCGAACCGCCGAACGGCGAGCGGCTCTACTTCCGCGTGAACTCGGCGCCGATCTTCGGTCCCGACGGCGAGATCGAACGGATCGTCACCGCGGCGAAGGACGTTACCGAACTCAAGGCCCGAGAACGCCAACTCGAGCAGCGCAAGGCGGAACTCGAGACGGAGTTGAGCGAGATCCTCGGACGGGTCTCGGACGCGTTCTACGCGCTCGACGAGGAGTGGCGGTACACCCACCTCAACGAACAGGCGGCCGCGATCCTGGACCGCTCGCGGGAGGAACTGCTCGGCCGGCCGGTCTGGGAGACGATTCCCGACGCGGTCGAGTCGTTCTTCCGGGAGCAGTATCAACGGGCGATGGAGACCCAGGAGCCGGTCAGCTTCGAAATCGAAGCCGCGACGTTCGACGCCTGGCTGGAGTTTGCCGTCTACCCCTCCGAGTCGGGCCTGTCGGTCTACTTCCGCGATATCACCGAGCGAAAGCGGTACGAACAGCAACTCGAGGCGTCCAACGAACGCTTAGAGCAGTTCGCCTACGCGGCGAGCCACGACCTGCAAGAGCCGCTGCGGATGGTCACGAGCTACCTCCAACTCCTCGAGAACCGGTACGGCGACGAGCTCGACGACGACGCCGAGGAGTTCATCGAGTTCGCGGTCGACGGCGCCGAGCGCATGCGCGAGATGATCGACGGCCTGCTGGAGTACTCGCGGGTCGAAACGCAGGGCGACCCCTTCGAACCGGTCGACCTGAACGCGGTGCTCGCGGACGTCCGCGAAGACCTCCGGGTTCGGATCGAAGAGAGCGACGCCGACATCGCGGTCGAGGACCTGCCGACCGTCGAGGGCGACGCCAGCCAGTTGCGCCAGGTGTTCCAGAACCTGCTCACCAACGCCGTCCAGTACAGCGGCGACGGTCCGCCGCAGGTGCGGGTCAGCGCCGAGCGAGCGGGGGACATGTGGGACGTCTCGGTCCGCGACGAGGGCGTCGGCATCGACCCCGACGATCAGGACCGCATCTTCGAGGTATTCCAGCGGCTCCACGGCCGGGAGGAACACCCCGGAACCGGCATCGGCCTCTCGCTCTGTCGGCGCATCGTCGAACGCCACGGCGGCGACATCCGCGTCGACTCGGAACCCGGCGAGGGAACGACGTTCTCGTTCACGCTTCCGGCGGTCGGGACGGCCGCCGACGGCGACTGA
- a CDS encoding DUF1405 domain-containing protein, with amino-acid sequence MSTSSGLPDREPLPKYLAPVPTTLEDLGLRFAWLVVAINLAGTAFGFWYYSGQFATTPTAMWPWVPDSPMATLLIALAIACWKLGREQPWLTALAFFGNIILGLWTPYTLLAFADAYSYIHPLMYQFLFWSHLAMVVQALVLHRITDFPVWSVAVALVWYGSNLVVDYFVPVLGDPHHTFIPVARDTPMFLGADALGVIAAGEVTFTLLALFLALAIRAEKLALRVDDGPTATRGS; translated from the coding sequence ATGAGCACGTCGTCCGGGCTGCCCGACCGCGAACCGTTGCCGAAGTATCTGGCTCCTGTGCCGACGACGCTCGAGGATCTGGGGCTGCGATTCGCGTGGCTGGTCGTCGCGATCAACCTCGCGGGGACGGCCTTCGGCTTCTGGTACTACTCGGGCCAGTTCGCCACCACGCCGACCGCGATGTGGCCCTGGGTGCCCGACAGCCCGATGGCGACGCTGCTGATCGCGCTGGCGATCGCCTGCTGGAAGCTCGGCCGCGAGCAGCCGTGGCTGACCGCACTGGCCTTCTTCGGAAATATCATCCTCGGGCTGTGGACGCCGTACACGCTGCTCGCGTTCGCCGACGCCTACAGCTACATCCACCCGCTGATGTACCAGTTTCTCTTCTGGAGTCACCTCGCGATGGTCGTGCAGGCGCTGGTGCTCCACCGGATCACCGACTTTCCGGTGTGGAGCGTCGCCGTCGCGCTCGTCTGGTACGGGAGCAACCTCGTCGTCGACTACTTCGTCCCGGTCCTCGGCGATCCCCACCACACGTTCATCCCCGTCGCGCGCGACACGCCGATGTTCCTCGGGGCGGACGCGCTCGGGGTCATCGCCGCCGGCGAGGTGACGTTCACGCTGCTCGCGCTCTTTCTCGCGCTGGCCATCCGCGCCGAGAAGCTCGCGCTTCGGGTCGACGACGGACCGACGGCGACCCGCGGGTCGTAG
- a CDS encoding acetoacetate decarboxylase family protein, with protein sequence MSADLPRSDGDRSRVRLSTGHTVSLPLELSFAMGGVVVSARRRVLESVLPSKLEPLAIAPGIGCVALVGIRYRQVGRDGGTGLEPYDEFAVIVPAVRGSRTRLPLAQLFGGELGGYVHRLPVTSDASVALGREIWGYPKERGALTVADTPRGIRIAVGGRDSGPGNDANGGDEPAVRLAVPRPRIGGRHRDLTLRSYSTKDGTLRRARARVRGELAIGPPVGASLSVAPELASEVGLWQRPIARLYGSDVRARLHEGVPLE encoded by the coding sequence ATGTCCGCCGACCTCCCCCGCTCCGACGGCGATCGATCGCGCGTGCGCCTCTCGACCGGCCACACGGTCTCGTTGCCCCTCGAGCTCTCGTTCGCGATGGGCGGTGTCGTCGTCTCCGCTCGCAGACGGGTGCTCGAGTCGGTACTCCCGTCGAAACTCGAGCCGCTGGCGATCGCGCCGGGGATCGGCTGCGTCGCGCTCGTCGGCATCCGGTATCGGCAGGTCGGCCGCGATGGCGGGACCGGCCTCGAGCCCTACGACGAGTTCGCCGTTATCGTGCCGGCGGTCCGGGGCAGTCGCACGCGGCTTCCGCTCGCGCAGCTATTCGGCGGCGAACTCGGGGGCTACGTCCACCGGCTTCCCGTCACGTCGGACGCGTCGGTCGCCTTGGGCCGCGAGATCTGGGGGTATCCGAAGGAGCGGGGCGCCCTCACGGTCGCCGACACGCCGCGCGGGATCCGGATCGCCGTTGGTGGTCGGGACAGCGGCCCCGGCAACGATGCCAACGGCGGCGACGAACCCGCAGTTCGCCTCGCGGTTCCCCGCCCCCGAATTGGCGGCCGACACCGCGATCTGACGCTCCGGAGCTACAGCACGAAGGACGGAACGCTCCGTCGCGCGCGGGCTCGAGTCCGCGGCGAGCTCGCGATCGGACCGCCCGTCGGCGCGAGCCTGTCGGTCGCGCCCGAACTGGCGTCCGAAGTAGGACTGTGGCAGCGCCCGATCGCCCGCCTGTACGGGTCGGACGTTCGCGCGCGGTTGCACGAGGGCGTCCCCCTCGAGTGA
- the pdxS gene encoding pyridoxal 5'-phosphate synthase lyase subunit PdxS — MTASTDPDSADADADADADLEELRRGTDLVKRGFARMQKGGVIMDVVNPEQARIAEDAGAVAVMALEAVPADIRKRGGVARMADPADVEEIVEEVSIPVMGKSRIGHTKEAQILEAVGVDMIDESEVLTPADDAYHIDKREFTAPFVCGARNLGEALRRIDEGAAMIRTKGEAGTGDVNQAVHHQRNIKSAIRKIEGMTHEEREAFAREIEAPAELVHETAEMGRLPVVNFAAGGIATPADAALMMHHGCDGIFVGSGIFGAENPPAMAEAIVAATNNWDDPEALAEISKNLGKGMKGDANADLPEEEQLQGRGV, encoded by the coding sequence ATGACAGCGTCTACCGATCCCGATAGCGCCGACGCCGATGCCGACGCCGACGCCGATCTCGAGGAACTGCGCCGCGGGACCGACCTCGTCAAGCGCGGCTTCGCGCGGATGCAGAAGGGCGGCGTCATCATGGACGTCGTCAACCCCGAGCAAGCCCGCATCGCCGAGGACGCGGGCGCGGTCGCCGTCATGGCGCTCGAGGCCGTCCCCGCGGACATCCGCAAGCGCGGGGGCGTCGCGCGGATGGCCGACCCCGCCGACGTCGAGGAGATCGTCGAGGAGGTCTCGATCCCGGTGATGGGCAAATCCCGAATCGGCCACACGAAGGAAGCCCAGATCCTCGAGGCCGTCGGCGTGGACATGATCGACGAGTCCGAAGTGCTCACGCCCGCCGACGACGCCTACCACATCGACAAGCGCGAGTTCACCGCGCCGTTCGTCTGCGGCGCGCGCAACCTCGGCGAGGCCCTGCGCCGGATCGACGAGGGCGCGGCGATGATCCGCACGAAGGGCGAAGCCGGCACGGGCGACGTGAACCAGGCCGTCCACCACCAGCGCAATATCAAGAGCGCGATCCGCAAGATCGAGGGCATGACCCACGAGGAGCGCGAGGCCTTCGCCCGCGAGATCGAGGCGCCGGCCGAACTGGTTCACGAGACCGCGGAGATGGGCCGTCTTCCAGTGGTGAACTTCGCCGCTGGCGGCATCGCGACGCCCGCCGACGCGGCGCTCATGATGCACCACGGCTGCGACGGCATCTTCGTCGGCAGCGGCATCTTCGGCGCGGAGAATCCGCCCGCGATGGCCGAGGCGATCGTCGCGGCGACGAACAACTGGGACGATCCCGAAGCGCTCGCAGAAATCTCGAAGAACCTCGGCAAGGGGATGAAAGGCGACGCGAACGCCGACCTGCCCGAGGAAGAGCAGCTGCAGGGTCGCGGCGTCTAA
- a CDS encoding rubrerythrin-like domain-containing protein → MFDATAGSETESTYECLRCGKLITASTHPGACPECGAGIQNRANSLE, encoded by the coding sequence ATGTTCGACGCAACAGCGGGTTCCGAAACGGAATCCACGTACGAGTGTCTCCGGTGTGGGAAGCTCATAACGGCCAGCACACACCCGGGTGCGTGCCCGGAATGCGGGGCAGGGATCCAGAATCGGGCGAATTCTCTCGAGTAA
- the gdhB gene encoding glutamate dehydrogenase GdhB, whose translation MASNATAADVPAGTEAEDEPVDEESAQKTALRQLEHAADHLELDPNVVERLKHPAHVHEVNVPIERDDGSLEVYTGYRVQHDSVRGPFKGGLRYHPEVTREECIGLSMWMTWKCAVMDIPFGGAKGGIIVDPKDLSEAETERLTRRFTEEIRDAIGPNKDIPAPDMGTDPQTMSWLMDAYSMQQGETIPGVVTGKPPVVGGSEGREEAPGRSVAIVTREACDYYDQPLEETTVAVQGFGSVGANAARLLDEWGATVVAISDVNGAAYDPDGIPVQEIPSHDEEPEAVTEYANAHADQIITNEKLLQLDVDVLIPAAIGNVITEANADDVRASLVVEGANGPTTSAADAILTERGIPVIPDILANAGGVTVSYFEWLQDINRRSWSLERVNSELEAEMEAAWNAVQREVDDRGVTWRDATYIVALDRIGRAHEARGLWP comes from the coding sequence ATGGCTTCGAACGCAACAGCAGCAGACGTACCAGCGGGGACAGAGGCAGAGGACGAACCGGTCGACGAAGAATCGGCGCAGAAAACGGCGCTTCGGCAGCTCGAGCACGCCGCGGACCATCTCGAACTCGATCCGAACGTCGTCGAGCGGCTGAAACACCCGGCGCACGTCCACGAGGTCAACGTGCCGATCGAGCGCGACGACGGCTCGCTCGAGGTCTACACCGGCTACCGGGTCCAGCACGATAGCGTGCGCGGGCCGTTCAAGGGCGGGCTGCGCTACCACCCCGAGGTCACGCGCGAGGAGTGTATCGGCCTCTCGATGTGGATGACCTGGAAGTGCGCGGTGATGGACATCCCCTTCGGCGGCGCGAAGGGCGGTATCATCGTCGATCCGAAGGACCTGAGCGAGGCCGAAACCGAGCGGCTCACCCGTCGGTTCACCGAGGAAATTCGCGACGCCATCGGGCCGAACAAGGACATTCCGGCGCCGGACATGGGGACGGACCCGCAGACGATGTCGTGGTTGATGGACGCCTACAGCATGCAACAGGGGGAGACGATCCCCGGCGTCGTCACCGGCAAACCGCCCGTCGTCGGCGGCAGCGAGGGCCGCGAGGAAGCCCCCGGTCGCAGCGTCGCGATCGTCACCCGCGAGGCCTGCGACTACTACGACCAGCCTCTCGAGGAGACGACGGTCGCCGTTCAGGGGTTCGGCAGCGTCGGCGCGAACGCCGCGCGCCTCCTCGACGAGTGGGGCGCGACGGTCGTCGCGATCAGCGACGTCAACGGCGCCGCCTACGATCCGGACGGCATCCCCGTTCAGGAGATTCCCTCCCACGACGAGGAGCCCGAAGCTGTCACCGAGTACGCGAACGCCCACGCGGACCAGATCATCACCAACGAGAAGCTCCTGCAACTCGACGTGGACGTGCTGATCCCGGCCGCGATCGGGAACGTGATAACCGAGGCGAACGCCGACGACGTCCGCGCCTCGCTCGTCGTCGAGGGCGCGAACGGGCCGACGACCAGCGCCGCGGACGCGATCCTGACCGAGCGAGGCATCCCCGTGATCCCCGACATCCTGGCGAACGCGGGTGGCGTCACGGTGAGCTACTTCGAGTGGCTCCAGGACATCAACCGCCGCTCGTGGTCGCTCGAGCGCGTCAACAGCGAACTCGAGGCCGAGATGGAAGCGGCCTGGAACGCGGTCCAGCGGGAGGTCGACGACCGCGGCGTGACCTGGCGGGACGCGACGTACATCGTCGCGCTCGACCGGATCGGCCGCGCTCACGAGGCGCGCGGGCTCTGGCCCTGA
- a CDS encoding homoserine kinase, giving the protein MLTVRAPATSANLGSGFDVFGVALGTPADVVRVERAPKTTISVTGAGSEYIPEDPAQNTVGAVADALDAPARIHIDKGVRPSSGLGSSAASAAAAAVALNDLYDRGYTREELVPIAAEGEALVSGEAHADNVAPSLLGGFTIATDDGVTQVDAQIPVVACLPETAVSTRDARDVIPDSAALEDVVDTVGNAATLTVGMTRNDPDLVGRGMEDAIVTPKRTSLIDGYEQVRTAALDAGATGVTVSGAGPGVLAVCHQHDQRAVASAMLEAFEAVGIDSRAYQTRVGEGARLYRE; this is encoded by the coding sequence ATGCTCACCGTGCGGGCACCGGCGACGAGCGCGAACCTCGGGAGCGGCTTCGACGTCTTCGGCGTCGCTCTCGGCACGCCCGCCGACGTCGTCCGGGTCGAACGCGCGCCGAAAACGACGATTTCCGTCACCGGCGCCGGCAGCGAGTACATCCCCGAGGATCCGGCGCAAAACACCGTCGGTGCGGTCGCCGACGCGCTCGACGCGCCGGCCCGCATCCACATCGACAAGGGCGTCCGTCCCTCCTCGGGGCTGGGCTCCTCGGCTGCGAGCGCGGCCGCCGCCGCCGTCGCGCTCAACGACCTCTACGACCGTGGCTACACCCGCGAGGAACTCGTCCCGATCGCCGCGGAGGGCGAGGCGCTCGTCTCCGGCGAGGCCCACGCCGACAACGTCGCTCCCTCCTTACTGGGCGGCTTTACCATCGCGACCGACGACGGCGTCACGCAGGTCGACGCGCAGATTCCCGTCGTCGCCTGCCTCCCCGAGACGGCCGTCTCGACGCGCGACGCGCGCGACGTCATCCCTGACAGCGCGGCACTCGAGGACGTCGTCGACACCGTCGGGAACGCCGCCACGCTGACGGTCGGAATGACGCGAAACGACCCCGATCTCGTGGGTCGCGGGATGGAAGACGCGATCGTGACTCCCAAGCGGACCAGCCTGATCGACGGCTACGAGCAGGTTCGCACGGCCGCCCTCGACGCGGGCGCAACCGGCGTCACCGTCAGCGGCGCCGGACCGGGCGTGCTGGCGGTCTGTCACCAGCACGATCAACGGGCGGTCGCGTCGGCGATGCTCGAGGCCTTCGAGGCGGTCGGGATCGACAGCCGGGCCTACCAGACTCGCGTCGGCGAGGGCGCGCGCTTGTACCGGGAGTGA